Genomic DNA from Frondihabitans sp. PAMC 28766:
CCGTCGCGATACCCTCCTCGAGGTAAGCGGCTCGCTGAAGGGCGAGGATTCGCTCGAGCTCTTCGCGGCCGACGGGTTCGGCCGTCAGAGGAGTGTGGATCGTTTGCATGGACATGTAGACCTGTCGATTCTCTCTCTCCACGCGCGCTGCACCTGGTTGATCAACGCCTTTGTGGATCCTGCTCAGTGTGAATCTTTGGTCGACCATTCACAAGGTCTGACAGATAACATTTGGTCCAACCATTGACTTCAGAGAATTTCCCTGCAGGATGAGATCCGTCGCGCAACGATGCGCGATGCTTGATCTGAGGGAGAAGCTCATGGAAATCACAGCAGCCGTCATCCGGGAAGTCGGTGGCGACGTCGCCCTCGAGAAGGTGGATCTCGAGACCCCTCGGGCCGACGAGATCCTGGTCAAGATCACGGCGGTCGGCCTCTGCCACACCGATATCGCGACCATCGCCGGCGCCTTGCCGTTTCCGATGCCGGGTGTCCTCGGACACGAGGGCAGCGGCATCGTCGCCGAAGTCGGATCCGACATCACCAAAGTGGTTCCCGGCGACCGAGTCGCGATCTCATTCGCCAGTTGCGGCACCTGTCCGGCCTGCGTGTCGGGCGAACCCGCGTACTGCCACCAGTTCATGGCCCTCAACTACGCCGGCACACGGCCCGACGGCTCGTCCACCACGTCCAACAGCGAAGGACCGGTCGGAAGCAGTTTCTTCGGTCAGTCGACCTTCGGAACGCATGCGATCACGAAAGAGCGCAACGTCGTCAAGGTACCCGACGACTTCCCCCTCGAACTCGCCGGCCCCCTGGGCTGCGGCATCCAGACGGGTGCGGGCGCCATCATGCGAAGCCTGAAGGCGGCGAAAGGCTCGGCCGTGGTCGTGGCCGGAGGAGGCTCGGTCGGGCTGTCCGGAGTGCTCGGGGCCGTTGTCCAGGGCTGCAGCACGATCATCCTCGTGGAACCCGTGGCTGCGCGTCGCGAACTGGCCCTGACGCTCGGAGCGACCCACGTCATCGATCCCGCCGCCGGCCCGGTCGACGAACAGATCCGGGCAATCGTCCCGGACGGCGCCCAGTACGGCTTCGACACGACCCGGATCCCCGCGGTGATCGCGGCAGTGCTCAACGCCCTCGGCAATCAGGGGGTGCTTGGCCTGGTGGCCATCCCGGCGGATCCGACGGCATCGATGTCGCTCCCCCTCATCCCCGCGCTTCTTCTGGGCCTGACGGTCAAGGGGATCGTCGAGGGCGACAGCGTGCCGGACGAGTTCATCCCGCAGCTCATGAGCCTCTACCAGGAGGGCCGGTTCCCCTTCGACAAGCTCATCACGAAGCTGCCGTTCGACCAGATCAACGAAGGCATGAAGGCGCAGCACGACGGAACCGCGATCAAGGTCGTCCTGACCCTCGACGAGAACTGATCGGTGCAGGAGACGAAGCCGCCGGGGCCCACGGCATGGGAGTGGACGAATTCGACACGCAGCGCTTTGACGGACTTTCTTCAGCAGAAGGGTTTGGTCGACGGCTCGATCACCACGAAAGCGATCGGTGACGGTCACTCGAATCTGACCTACCTCGTCTCGGACGGGGAGCGACGGATGATCGTCCGGCGTCCCCCGCCGCCTCCGCTTCCCAAAGGTGCGCACGACGTTCTCCGCGAAGCCCTTTTCCTCGGCGCCCTCGAGGGCACGAGCGTGCCGGTGCCGACTCTCCTCGCGACCGCCCAGACCGGCGAGGTGATCGACTTTCCGTTCTACGTCATGAGCGTCGTCGACGGGCCTGTCGTCACGACTCGCACGCCGGCGCCGCTCGACACGCCCTCTCGTCGCCTGGAGATCGGTGAAAGCCTGGTCGACACGCTCGCCGAACTCCACTCGGTCGATTGGCGAAGCCGGGGACTTTCGAGGGCCGGTCGGCCCGAAGGGTTCAACGAACGCCACTTCCGCAGGATGCGGCGACTGATCGCGGACGCCGATGATCTGCTGCCGCCCGAGTTCCGTCGAATCGAAGCGTGGCTCGCCGCCACCGTTCCCGTCGAGTCCGGCGCATCGATCGTGCACAACGACTTCCGACTGGGGAACGTGGTTCTGGCCCCTGAAGGGCGAGGCCGTGTCGTCGGCGTGCTCGACTGGGAGCTCACGACCATCGGCGATCCGCTCTTCGACCTCGGTTACTTCCTCGCGTCCGTCCCCGTCGCCGGCGAACCGCTGACCCCGACGGAGGAACTCGGCGTCGCTCTCCTGGAGGAGGGATATCCGACGCGACAGGAACTCACCGACCGCTATGAGGCCCGCACCGGTGCAGACCTCACCCACCTGCCCTGGTACACGACCCTCGCCCTCTGGAAACTGGCTGTGCTGTATGAGTACGGGCGTCGAAGGGCTGCCACGGGAGGGGGCGACGACTACTACTCGGATCCTGCGCTCGTCACCGCGTTCCTCGACGCCGCGCAGCGCGCCGCCGAGGGCACAGCGTGACGCACGACGGGCGCAGATGCTCCGACTACGAGGTGGCGCGGTCCGCGTCTCGACGCTCCAAGAATTCCGACCGCTTCTCGGCGATCTCGGGATCCCCCATCGTCGAGTAGCCGTAGAGGGCCTCGAGCCGCAACTGGTCCTCGAGCGGACGGCCCACGACCGTCAGGATCGTCTCCTTGGCCGACTCGACGGCGACCCGGGGGTTCCGGATGATCTTCCGCGCGATGTCCTCCGCCGTCGCCATCAGATCCTCCGGGGCGACGACGCGGTTCACGAGGTGGATCTCTTTGGCCCGCTGGACGTCGATCGGCTCCCCCATCAGCTCGAGCTCCATCGCGATGCCCACGCCGCAGGTGTTGACCAGGCGCACGATGCCCCCGTCGGCGAAGTGCATTCCCCGACGCATGTGGAAGAAGCCGAACTGCACCGTGTCCGAGGCCACGCGGATGTCGCACGCCAGCGACAGCTCGATGCCGCCCCCGATCACCCAGCCGTTCAAGGCGGCGATGATCGGCTTGTTGATCGTCAGACCCCGCGTGATGCCCCCGGCGAAACCGCGAGCGAGAACGCTTCGGCCGAGACCAGGCCCGGCGTTGATCCACGGATCGATGTGCGACTTGAGGTCGGCACCGGCGCAGAACGACTTCTCGCCGGATCCGGTCAGAATGGCGACACGGGCATCGTCGTCGTCGCGGAAGGCCGTCCAGGCCTCGAACAGGAGGTCGTCGGTCTCGCGGTCGATGGCATTGTGCACCTCGGGGCGGTTGAGCGTGATGTAGACGATCTGATCGCGCTTCTCATACAGGACTTTGCTCATGGCGTTCCTTCGATTCGGGTGGGTCAGGCGGTTTCTCGGCCGGCGTAGGCACGAGCGATGACCATCTTCATGATCTGAGCCATGCCGTCTCCGATCTGCAGGCCGAGGACGTCGCGGAGTCGCTGTTCGTAGGGAAGCTCGCTCGAGTAGCCACCGTGGCCGTTGGTCAGCAAGCAGGTCTGCACGACGTCGAAGGCCAGCTTCGGAGCCCACCACTTGCACATGGCAGCCTCGGTCGTGTGCGGGAGTCCGTTGTCTTTCAGCCAGAGCGTTTCGAGACACATCAGCCGGCACGCGTGAACGAGGGTCTCGGCCTCGGCCAGGGGGAATGCGACCCCCTGGTGCGACGTCAGCGGCTTCCCGAAGCTCTCGCGGGCTGCGGCGGCGACCCAGGTCTCAGCCAGAGAGATCCTCGCAACCGCCAGACATTGGATCCCGATCAGGGCGCGGCTGTAGTCGAAGCCCTGCATCACCTGGGCGAAGCCCCGACCCTCTTCGCCGATGAGGTGGGACGCGGGCACACGCACGTCGTCGAAGTAGAGCGTGCCTCGGCCGGCGGCACGTCCGCCGATGTCCTCCCACTCCGTCGCCGTGATCCCGGGGAGATCGAGCGGCACCAGGAACGCGCTGATTCCGCGGGCGCGACTCTCGACTGTGCCGGTTCTCGCCCAGACGAGGGCGAAGGACGCTTGTTTCGCGAACGTGACCGAGTTCTTCTCGCCGCTGAGGACGTACGAGTCGCCGTCGCGGACAGCCCGCATCGCAAGCTTGCCCGCGTCGGACCCTGCCTGGGGTTCGGTCAGGCCGATGCCAGGCAGGTACTCGCCGCGCACGAGCCCCTCGAGCCACGGCGCTGCGATCTCGGGGTCGCAATACTTCGCGAGAATCGTCCCGGCGAGCGACATCGTCACGTAGAGCTGACCGATATTGAAGTCGGATTCCGACAGCGCCTCGAGGACGAGCCCCGCGGTCACGGCGTCCAAGCCGAGGCCCCCGAACTCCTCCGGGAGTTCGACTCCGAAGAAGCCCATCTCTCCCATTTCGAGAAGCGTGTCGCGATCGAAGGCCCCCTCGCGCTCGCGCTGTTTGTAGAACGGTGCCAGACGCCGCACGCCGAAATCGCGGGCGCTGCGCGCGAACTGTTCCTGGTCTTCGCTGATGGTGAAACCGAGAGTCGACATGCCCGTCCATTTCCATCCGTCACCCTCGACGGATTGGTCCAATCATAATATACTTCTCCTGACGACGCCTCGTCGTGACAATCAAAGGAGATTGGCATGTGGCTTTATTCGGAGATCAAGACGATCGGCGACATTCCCCGTCATTTCGGCCGGACGACTCCCCACGCCCCTGCGCTGATCGATGCGAACGGACCGATCTCGTTCGCCGAACTGGACCGGCGCTCGAATGCCGTGGCGAATCTGATCCGCGGGCTGGGCCTCTCCTCACAGGCCCGGGTCGGCTATCTCGGCAAGAACTCGACTCGCTTCTTCGAGTTCTTGTTTGGCGCCAACAAGGCGGACACCGCCCTTCTGACTCTGAACTGGCGGCTGGCTGCACCCGAGCTCGCCGAAGTCTTGCGCGACTCGACGCCGGAACTCCTTTTGATCGATCGCGAATTCGCCGATGTCGCCGCCGCGATCGTCTCGCTGAGCGGCATCACGTGCCGTCAGCTCGTCTACGACTCCCAAGCCCCGGGCTCGTCCGAGCTCGACGCACTCCTGGCCGACTCGTCCACGGACGACCCGGCCATCGACGTCGATCCCTGGTCGACGTCCGTTCTCATGTACACCTCGGGGACGACCGGCACTCCGAAGGGCGTCAAGATGTCGCACCAGGGGTACCTCTTCTTACGGCTCTGCGAACACCTCGAGCCCTCCTTCGACTACGACGCGAGCGACATCATGCTCACGGTCATGCCCCTCTTCCACGCCATGGGCGTGGGTCTTTCCCTCCAGGCGATCTACAACGGGGCCGCCATCGCCGTTTACCCGATGCCGGATCCGGGCACCCTCATCACCCTGATCGCTCGCGACCGCCCCACCCTCGTGCCGATCGTGCCCACCGTGATCCAGATGCTGCTCGACCACCCGGATGCCGCACACGCCGACTATTCGTCGGTGCGACTCGTCGTCTACGCGGGATCGTCCATCAGCCCGTTCCTCTTGAAGCGGGCCATCACAGAGATGGGCTGCGACTTCCTGCAGTTCTACGGCGGCACCGAGACCGCGGCCGGTGTGACGTTCCTGCGACCGTCTGACCACCGCTCCGGTGACGAAACCCTCCTGAAGTCGTGCGGCAGCCCGCTGCCCCTGGTGGAGTTCCGAGTCGTCGGCTTCGACGGCGCCGACGCGCCTGACGGTGTCGTCGGCGAGTTCTGGATCCGGACGCCCTCGATCACCACCGGGTACTACAACAAGCCCGAGCAGACCGCCGAAGCGCTCGAGGGCGGCTGGTACCACTCGGGCGACGCCGGTTATCGGGATGCGAACGGCTACCTCTACATCGTCGACCGGGTCAAAGACATGATCGTCTCGGGAGGTGAGAACGTCTACTCGACGGAGGTCGAGAACGCCCTCGTCACTCTCGAGGGCGTGCAGATGTGCGCGGTCGTGGGCGTGCCCGACGAGAAGTGGGGCGAGCGGATCGTCGCCTTCATCGTTCCGAAGGCGGGCTCGTCCGTCTCCGAGGCCGAGGTCATGCTCCACTGCCGCGAGCGCATCGCCGGCTACAAGGTGCCGAAGCAGGTGAAGTTCGTGGAGGCGCTGCCCATCACTGCGAGCGGCAAAGTGATGAAGAGGCAGCTGGTCGCCGAGTTCGTGGCCGCGTCGGCCGTGGCCGAGGGCTGACGGTGTCGGCCGGAGCCCTCGAGGGAATTCGGGTCCTCGAGTTCGGCTCCACCGGCCCCGGTCCCTTCTGCGGAATGATGCTCGCCGATCACGGCGCGGATGTCGTGCGCGTCGAGCGACCGAACCGAGCAGCGCCCATCACCCCGGCCGGAGACGCCAGCGAAGAACTGCTCCACCGAAACCGGACGTCGATCGCCCTCGACCTCAAGGATCCCGGTGATCACGCGCGGGCGCTCGACCTGATGCGGATCGCCGACGTGGTCCTCGAGGGTTTCCGCCCCGGCGTCATGGAGCGCCTCGGTCTCGGCCCCGACGTGGCGGTCGAGAGCAATCCCCTGCTCGTATACGTCAGGATCACGGGGTGGGGCCAGAGCGGCCCGGCGGCGACCCGCGTGGGTCACGATCTCGACTACTTGGCCGTCTCGGGAACGCTCTCCCTCCTCGGAAAGAAGAACGAGCCTCCCGCGATTCCCCTCGCTCTGGTCGGCGACTTCGGAGGCGGTGGGATGCTTGCGGCATTCGGTGTGCTCGCAGCCCTGATGGAACGGACGCGCTCCGGGCGAGGCCAGGTGGTCGATGCCTCGATCCTGGACGGCTCGGCCCTGCTCGCGACTGCGTTTCACGGCTATCGAGGGACCGGCGCGTGGACCACCGAGCGGGAGGACAACCTCGTCGACGGCGGCGCCCCGTTCTACAACACCTACACGACTCTCGACGGACGCTTCGTGGCGGTGGCGGCCCTGGAGCCGGCGTTCTACGCTGCACTGCTCAGAGTCCTGGGTCTCGCGGCGGCGGATCTGGCGCCGCAGGACGACAGGGAGTCCTGGCCCGTTCTCCGGCGGCTCTTCGCCGATGTGATCGCGCGTCGTACCCGAGACGACTGGGTCGCTGCGTCTCAGGGCACGGAGGCGTGCCTGAGCCCCGTTCTCACTCTCGAAGAAGCTCGCCTCGACGAGCAGATCGTCGCGCGCGGAACGATCGTGGAGTTCGCGGGAACTCCTCAGCCCTCTCCGGCACCCCGCTTCAGCCGAACGGCCGGGTCTCTGCGCACTCCCCCGACGACGACGATTCGGCCGACATCGGACGTGCTCGACGACTGGAAGAGCGACTGCTGACTACTTGCCCTCGAACTTCGGCGCGCGCTTCTCGGTGAAGGCCGTGAGACCTTCGCGGGCATCCTGCGTGCCGGCCAGCATCGCGAGGGCCTGGGCCTCGTCTTCGAGCGACGCTTCGAAGGGCTGGCTGAGCGCGCGGCCCAGAAGGCGACGGATCTCGCCGTAGGCACGCGTCGGGCCTGCGCCGAGCTGCGTCACGAGCTCTTCCGCGCGGTCGGCGAGGCGGTCGTCGTCGACCACTTCGTCGACGAGCCCGGCCTGAAGCGCCGCGTCGGCGCCGAGCATCTCGGCGAGGAGCAAGAACCGCCTGGCCCGAGAGACTCCCATGCGCGATGCCAGGCCGAACGACGCACCGAGGTCCATGCTGAAGCCGAGTCGTGGGTAGGCCGCGCCGAACTTGGCCGACCGGGCGCTGATCACGAGGTCGAAGTTCGACAGGACCGCGACAGCGCCGCCCATGGCGGTGCCCTGCACTGCGGCCACGAGAGGTGCATCCATCCGGCGAAGGCGTGCCAGCCCGGGGTGCATCGTGGAGGTGCCGTCGAGCACGGCGGCCGGCGCCTGATCGAGGTCCTTCGTGAAGACGCTGACGTCTCCTCCGACGCTGAAGAACTTACCGGTGGACCGGAGCAGGACCGCCCTGATCTCGCCGCCGAGGACTGCCAGGTGGTTCGCCGCGTGCCCGAACTCCTCGAAGAAGTCGGCGTTCATGGCGTTCCCCGCGTCGGGTCGCGCGAGCGTCAGTCTCGCGATTCCTCTCTCGACGTCGAGTTGGATCGTCTTGTAGTCACGCAACGGAAATCCCTCCATTGATACTGATGGCTTGGCCTGTCATCCGCCGAGCGGCCGGACTCGCGAGGAAGACAGCCATTGTGGCGAGATCCTCGGCTTCGACGACCCCGAGATGTGCGAGGGAGGCCGCCTTCACGAACATCTTGGCGCTGAACGGGTCGCCGTCGATGAGAGCCGATCCCGGCGTGTTCGCAATCAGGGACGGCGTGAGCACGTTGATCCGGATTCGCTCGCGCTTCACTTCGAGAGCGGTCGCCTTGCAGAACAGGACGAGGGCGGCCATCGCGGCACCGATCAGAGTCTCCCCGGGAGTCGGAACCTTCGCCGCATCCGAGGCCACCACGACGATGCATCCGTCATTTCGAGCCCGCATGTCGGCGAGCACAGCGTGGATCAGATGCAGCGGCGGCAGGATGATCTCCTCGATCCGGGGCGCCACCTGGTGGATCGTGATGTCGTGAAGGAGCCGTGGCGGCTGGCTCGGGCCGGTCGTGGTCACGAGCACGTCGATGGCACCGAGCCGCGCCCGGCAGTCCGCCTCACAGGCGACGGCCTGGTCCGGATCCGCCGCGTCGACTCGTACGTACGACACGTCCGCCCCCGGCAGGTCGTCCGTCAAGCGGCGCACGGCCGCGTCACCGCGCTCCGAATCTCGCCCGAGCAGGATCACGTGCGCCCCGGACCGAGCGAAGTGCCGCGCCGTCTCCCAGCCGACTCCGGCTGTGCCGCCGAGAACGACGACTCGTCGGTCGGACTTCGTCGAGTCGGCGTCCATCAGCCAGCGGTCCGCTGCGCTTTGCTGGCGGCGGAGGCCGCTTTGCTGGTCTCGCGGATGTCGATCCACTCCTGGTCGGTGACTTTCGTGAGAGCGGCGAAGGTACCGGGCCCCGCGAGGCGCTGGCCCCCGTCCATGGCGATGGTCTCGCCGGTGAGGTAGTCGCAGGCGTCCGAGAGCAGGAAGATCGTCAGCGCCGCGAGCTCCTCGATCGTGCCGACCCGGCCCATCGGGATCTGGTCGGGCTGGGTGGCGCCGACAGCGCTCGAGTCGGTCGGGTTGAGCATCTCCCAGGCGTAGTCGGTCGGAATCGGGCCTGGTGCCAGGGCGTTCAGGCGGATCCCGTAGCGGGCCCATTCCACGGCGAGCGACATCGTCATCGCGTGGACCGCGGCCTTGGCCATGGCCGAGGGCACGACGAACGCCGAGCCCGTCCAGACCCAGGTCGTGAGGGTCGAGAGGACCGAGCCCGGGAGCCCCTCGGCGATCCAGCGCCTTCCCGCGGCGTGGGTGGTGTTGAACGAGCCGTTCATCACCGTCGAGCTCACGGCTTCGAACGCGCGCGTGCTCAGTGAGGCTGTCGGAGCGATGAAGTTACCGGCGGCATTGTTGATCACGCTCGTCAGAGGCCCGTGTTCGTCCCAGATGCGCGACATCGCAGCGTCGACCGAATCGCCCTGTCGGACGTCTACGCTGTCGACGAATACGCGTCCCGACCGACCGCCGGACGCTTCTTCCGCCGCCTCTTCGAGCACGGACAAGCGTCGGCCCCAGAGATGGACCTCGGCCCCGTGGGCGACGAGGTGACTAGCCACCCCGCGCCCCAGTCCGGTGCCGCCCCCGGTGATGAGCACCCGTTTGCCCTCGAGCACGTCCGGCGCGAAGATCGACTTCGCCACGTCAGTTGCCCCGGTACGGAGCGAAGTCGGGCTTCCGCTTCTCGTTGAACGCGGTGATGCCCTCCTTCGCCTCCGGCGAGTCGCCGAAGAGTCGGAGGCTCGAATACGCCATCTGCCCGATGCCCGCGAAGTGCTCGGTGTCGGTGTTGAACGACTGCTTGAGCACCTTGAGCGACGTGGGCGACAGGTTCAGGATCTCGTCCGCCCACTGGCGCACCTCGGCGTGCAGCTGGTCGAGCGGCACGACCTTGTTGATGAGCCCCCACGCCTCGGCCTGGACGGCCGAGTACTGCCGGCAGAGGAACCAGATCTCGCGCGCCCGCTTCTCGCCGATTATCCGGGCCATGTAGCCGGTCCCGAAGCCGGCGTCGAAAGATCCGACGCGCGGACCGTTCTGGCCGAAGATCGCGTTGTCTGAGGCGATGGTCAGGTCGCACAGCATGTGCAGCACGTGACCGCCGCCGATGGCGAAGCCGTTGACGGCCGCGATGACGGGCTTCGGGGCGTCGCGGATGACTCGGTGCAGAGACTCGACCTCGACGAGGCCTGACTCGGAGGGCCCGTAGTCGCCGGTCTCGGCGCGCTGCTTCTGGTCGCCGCCGGTGCAGAAGGCCTTCTCACCTGCTCCGGTGAGAGCGATGACGCCGACGTCGTCGCTCGCCCAGGCTTTCTTGAAACTCAGGATGAGTTCGTCGACGGTGCGCGCGCGGAACGAGTTGTACCTTTCGGGTCGGTTGATCGTGATCCAGGCGAGACCGTTGTCGACCTCGTAGGTGACGTCTGTGAAGTCGTCCATGGTGATTCCTCTTTCTCGTGTTTGTCGGCCAGGCGAAGTCAGGATCCGGTGAAGTGCGGGGGGCGTTTCTCCCGGAAGGCGGCCAACGCTTCGGGCATGTCGGCGGTGCGTGTGAGGAGCGTCTGGCCGCGATTCTCGAGTTCCATCGCGGCCGCGTACGAGTCGATCTCCTGGTTGAGCCGAAGAGCCGTCTTGGAGAGCCGGACTCCCGACGGCGAGTTGCCGCAGATCGTCGTCGCCATGGCGAGAGCGTCGTCGACGACTCCGCCTTCCGCGCTGATCGAGTTGACGAGCCCCAGTCGAAGTGCCTCGTCGGCCGCGACGAAGCGCCCGGTGAACGCTAGTTCGGCGGCGAACGCCGGGCCGATGAGCCGCGGCAAGAGCCACGACGCACCGAGGTCGCCGGCCGAGAGCCCGATCCGGGCGAAGGCGGCGTTGAAGCGAGCCGTCGGGGAGGCGATCCGGATGTCGGCGGCGAGAGCGAGCGAGAGTCCTCCGCCGGCCGCGGCCCCGTTGACCGCGGCGATGACCGGGATCCTGAGGTTGCGGATCGCAACGAGGCCCCGGCTCCCCCTCTCCTGCAGGTTCAGCATCTCCATTGCCGACAGGGTCGCGAGCTCGCCGGCGGCGTCGATGTCGTAGCCACCGCAGAACGCTCGTCCGGCGCCCGTGAGCACCAGGACGCGGACGGAGAAGTCCGTCGTGATCCTGCGCGCGAGAAGCTCGAACTCGTCGAACATGAGGGCCGTCATCGAGTTGAGGCGGTCCGGCCGGTTCAGCGTCGCCACGACGATGCCGTCGTCGCGCCACTTCACCTGGAGTGTCTCGAAGTCGTCGGTCACGAGAACTCCGGTCGGCGCTTTTGCACGAAGGCGGCGATGCCCTCGCGCCCTTCGCCGGACTCGAAGAGGTCTCGGATCTCGTGACGCTCGAGGGCGATGCCGTCGGCGAGCGGAAGTGTGTCAGAGGCATCGACGGAACGGAGCGCGGCCAGGAGCGCGGGGTAGGACGACTCACGCAGCTGGCTCGCGAGGGCGAGCGCTTCCATCCGGGCCTGACCGGCCGGCACGAGCCGGTCGACGAGCCCCATGGTGAGGGCCTCCGGCGCCTTTATCTGCCGCCCGGTGAGGATCATGTCGAGCGCGTGCCCGCGGCCGACGAGGCGCGGAAGCCGCTGGGTTCCCGCAGCCCCGGGGATGAGCCCGAGTTTGACCTCGGGCACCCCGAACTCGGCGTCGGCCCCGGCGACCCGAAGGGTGCAGGCCGCCGCGAGTTCGAGGCCGCCGCCGAGGGCGAGTCCCTCGACTGCGGCGACGGTGATCCGGGTCGACGCCGCCACGCGCTCGATCATGTGCCGCAGGGCATCGCCGTATTCCTCGAAACCTCTCACGTCGACCGATGCCATGAGCTTGATATCGGCTCCGGCGGCGAAGAATCCCGGCACGGTCGACGCGAACAAGATGACCTTCACGTCGCCGTGGGCGTCGGCCGAGTCGAACGCCTGCTCGATGCCTTCGATCAGGGGAATGCCTAGGGCATTGGCCGGAGCGCGCCCGAGGTCGACTCGAACGATGCCGCCGGGGAGGGTCTCCCAGGTGACCACCGTCTTCTTGATGTCGGTCATGGCGACTCCTCCTAGGCCATCGTCAGGCCGCCGCTGACGGACAGCGTCTGGCCGGTGATGTAGCCGGTCTGATCCCCGGCGAAGAAGACGACGGCCGCGGCGACGTCCGACGGCTGCGCCAGACGTCGCATCGGAACGCCGCGGGTCATCCCGGCGAGCACCTTGTCGGCGTCCTCGCCCGAGTTGTCGGCGAATTTGCGCAGAGCCGGGGTGTCGGTCGGCCCCGGGCAGACGGTGTTGGCCGTCACCCCGCTCTTGGCGACCTCGCGGGCGAGGGTCTTCGTGAAGGCGATGATGCCGCCCTTGGCGCCCGAGTACACGGCCTCGAGTGACGAGCCCACCCGACCCGCATCCGAGCCGATGTTGATGATCCTGCCCCAGCCCCGCTCCATCATCCCGGGCACGATCGCGTGTGTCACCCGGAGGGCGCCCTTGAAGTTGAGGTCGAGGATGCGGTCCCAGAACTCCTCGGTCGTGTCGACGAAGGGCATGAAGTCGTCCCAGCCCGCACAGTTGACGACGATCTCGATGGGCCCGAACTCCGCCTCGACCGCCGCGACGCCGGCCTTCACCGACGCGGTGTCGGTGACGTTCGCGCTCACGGGGATCGCCGTCCCTCCGGCGTCGGTGATGCCCTGGGCCGTAGCCGTTGCGGCTTCGACATTCAGATCGGCGACGGCGACGCGGAAGCCGGCGACGCCGAGGGCCACGCAGATTCCCTGGCCGATTCCGGATCCGCCGCCGGTGACGAATGCGACTCTGTTACTCATGTCAAGCTCCATTGCTCTAGGGGTGATCATCTCTCGTCGGTCAGGATCAGACGAGGGTCGAGTTCCATTCGACCGGTCCGGCCGTGATCGAGTGGCTGGTCAGCTTTCGCCCGAGAACCGCCTGCGCCTCTCGAGCCGACTCGATCACGCCGGCCAGTGAGAGGCCTGTTTCGACGCCCATCTCGTGGAACATGCTGACGAGGTCTTCCGTGGCGATGTTGCCGGTCGAGCCGGCTGGAACCGGGCAGCCGCCCAGTTCGCCGAAGCTGGACTCGAAGCTCGCGCAGCCGACCTCCAGAGCGGCGAACGCGTTGGCCAGCCCCTGCCCGCGCGTGTTGTGGAAGTGCGCGGTGACCTCGACACCCTTGAGGCGATCGAGAGCGGCCGTGA
This window encodes:
- a CDS encoding SDR family NAD(P)-dependent oxidoreductase translates to MDADSTKSDRRVVVLGGTAGVGWETARHFARSGAHVILLGRDSERGDAAVRRLTDDLPGADVSYVRVDAADPDQAVACEADCRARLGAIDVLVTTTGPSQPPRLLHDITIHQVAPRIEEIILPPLHLIHAVLADMRARNDGCIVVVASDAAKVPTPGETLIGAAMAALVLFCKATALEVKRERIRINVLTPSLIANTPGSALIDGDPFSAKMFVKAASLAHLGVVEAEDLATMAVFLASPAARRMTGQAISINGGISVA
- a CDS encoding enoyl-CoA hydratase/isomerase family protein, encoding MRDYKTIQLDVERGIARLTLARPDAGNAMNADFFEEFGHAANHLAVLGGEIRAVLLRSTGKFFSVGGDVSVFTKDLDQAPAAVLDGTSTMHPGLARLRRMDAPLVAAVQGTAMGGAVAVLSNFDLVISARSAKFGAAYPRLGFSMDLGASFGLASRMGVSRARRFLLLAEMLGADAALQAGLVDEVVDDDRLADRAEELVTQLGAGPTRAYGEIRRLLGRALSQPFEASLEDEAQALAMLAGTQDAREGLTAFTEKRAPKFEGK
- a CDS encoding SDR family oxidoreductase, with the protein product MAKSIFAPDVLEGKRVLITGGGTGLGRGVASHLVAHGAEVHLWGRRLSVLEEAAEEASGGRSGRVFVDSVDVRQGDSVDAAMSRIWDEHGPLTSVINNAAGNFIAPTASLSTRAFEAVSSTVMNGSFNTTHAAGRRWIAEGLPGSVLSTLTTWVWTGSAFVVPSAMAKAAVHAMTMSLAVEWARYGIRLNALAPGPIPTDYAWEMLNPTDSSAVGATQPDQIPMGRVGTIEELAALTIFLLSDACDYLTGETIAMDGGQRLAGPGTFAALTKVTDQEWIDIRETSKAASAASKAQRTAG
- a CDS encoding enoyl-CoA hydratase-related protein, which codes for MDDFTDVTYEVDNGLAWITINRPERYNSFRARTVDELILSFKKAWASDDVGVIALTGAGEKAFCTGGDQKQRAETGDYGPSESGLVEVESLHRVIRDAPKPVIAAVNGFAIGGGHVLHMLCDLTIASDNAIFGQNGPRVGSFDAGFGTGYMARIIGEKRAREIWFLCRQYSAVQAEAWGLINKVVPLDQLHAEVRQWADEILNLSPTSLKVLKQSFNTDTEHFAGIGQMAYSSLRLFGDSPEAKEGITAFNEKRKPDFAPYRGN
- a CDS encoding SDR family NAD(P)-dependent oxidoreductase: MSNRVAFVTGGGSGIGQGICVALGVAGFRVAVADLNVEAATATAQGITDAGGTAIPVSANVTDTASVKAGVAAVEAEFGPIEIVVNCAGWDDFMPFVDTTEEFWDRILDLNFKGALRVTHAIVPGMMERGWGRIINIGSDAGRVGSSLEAVYSGAKGGIIAFTKTLAREVAKSGVTANTVCPGPTDTPALRKFADNSGEDADKVLAGMTRGVPMRRLAQPSDVAAAVVFFAGDQTGYITGQTLSVSGGLTMA
- a CDS encoding enoyl-CoA hydratase/isomerase family protein; the encoded protein is MTDIKKTVVTWETLPGGIVRVDLGRAPANALGIPLIEGIEQAFDSADAHGDVKVILFASTVPGFFAAGADIKLMASVDVRGFEEYGDALRHMIERVAASTRITVAAVEGLALGGGLELAAACTLRVAGADAEFGVPEVKLGLIPGAAGTQRLPRLVGRGHALDMILTGRQIKAPEALTMGLVDRLVPAGQARMEALALASQLRESSYPALLAALRSVDASDTLPLADGIALERHEIRDLFESGEGREGIAAFVQKRRPEFS
- a CDS encoding enoyl-CoA hydratase/isomerase family protein; translation: MTDDFETLQVKWRDDGIVVATLNRPDRLNSMTALMFDEFELLARRITTDFSVRVLVLTGAGRAFCGGYDIDAAGELATLSAMEMLNLQERGSRGLVAIRNLRIPVIAAVNGAAAGGGLSLALAADIRIASPTARFNAAFARIGLSAGDLGASWLLPRLIGPAFAAELAFTGRFVAADEALRLGLVNSISAEGGVVDDALAMATTICGNSPSGVRLSKTALRLNQEIDSYAAAMELENRGQTLLTRTADMPEALAAFREKRPPHFTGS